A genomic stretch from Bradyrhizobium quebecense includes:
- a CDS encoding YciI family protein yields MSTNTFLAVYLGGGKTGSRMAAWNALPEAERRAKEQQGMAAWGAWVEKHHDVIVEMGGPLGKTKQVGAGGTADIANLMTGFTVVRAPSHEAAAKLFENHPHFAIFPGEAVEIMPVLPIPGR; encoded by the coding sequence ATGAGCACCAACACCTTCCTCGCCGTCTACCTCGGCGGCGGCAAAACCGGTTCGCGCATGGCCGCCTGGAACGCGCTGCCGGAGGCCGAACGGCGTGCCAAGGAGCAGCAGGGCATGGCCGCGTGGGGCGCCTGGGTCGAGAAGCACCACGATGTGATCGTCGAGATGGGCGGGCCGCTCGGCAAGACCAAGCAGGTCGGCGCCGGCGGCACCGCCGACATCGCCAATCTGATGACCGGCTTCACCGTGGTGCGCGCGCCCTCGCATGAGGCGGCGGCAAAGCTGTTCGAGAACCACCCGCACTTTGCGATCTTCCCCGGCGAGGCCGTGGAAATCATGCCGGTGCTGCCGATCCCGGGGCGGTAG
- a CDS encoding dihydrofolate reductase family protein produces MAKLVFGLNQSLDGYVDHQAMLPDTGLFRHFIEQVRGVTGMMYGRRMYEVMRYWDEDLPDWDAEERDYAAAWRSRPKWVVSRSLKSVGPNATLVEGDLAAAVRGLKARLDGEIEVAGPELAGNLTGLGLIDEYRIYLRPIVLGRGKPFFAGPRAPLRLVASDRLGENTIRLTYVPA; encoded by the coding sequence ATGGCGAAGCTCGTCTTCGGATTGAACCAGTCGCTCGACGGCTATGTCGATCATCAGGCCATGCTGCCGGACACCGGGCTGTTTCGTCATTTCATCGAGCAGGTGCGCGGCGTGACCGGCATGATGTACGGCCGCCGCATGTACGAGGTGATGCGCTATTGGGACGAAGACCTCCCTGACTGGGATGCGGAGGAGCGCGACTATGCGGCAGCGTGGCGGAGCCGGCCAAAGTGGGTCGTGTCGCGCTCGCTGAAGTCGGTCGGACCCAACGCGACGCTCGTCGAGGGGGACCTCGCGGCGGCGGTGCGCGGGCTGAAGGCCCGGCTCGACGGCGAGATCGAGGTCGCCGGACCAGAGCTGGCGGGGAACCTGACCGGGCTTGGCCTGATTGACGAGTATCGAATCTACCTCCGGCCCATCGTGCTTGGTCGCGGCAAGCCGTTCTTTGCCGGCCCCCGCGCGCCGCTCCGCCTCGTCGCAAGCGATCGGCTGGGCGAGAACACGATCAGGTTGACCTACGTTCCCGCCTAG
- a CDS encoding IS630 family transposase (programmed frameshift): MSCRGAAGRFGVAPSTAIELVNEWRSTGACEAGAQGGDRRSARIEGHAAEILSLVKATPDMTLAEIADHLLKVHGERFVPSVVWRFFDRRNITRSKKTSHASEQDRPDVAAERAAWKASQPEIGIHRLVFIDETGASTKMARRYGRSPYGQRCVAALPHGHWKTTTFVGALRATGMTAPMVLDGPMDGLAFEAYVTQVLVPTLRPGDIVVMDNLAAHKRAEVGIAIDAVGAQLLYLPPYSPDLNPIEMAFAKLKAALRKAAARSIEALDNAIATALTAFTAQECLNFFAAAGYDRV; encoded by the exons ATGAGCTGTCGGGGCGCCGCCGGCCGGTTCGGCGTAGCGCCATCGACAGCGATCGAACTGGTCAACGAATGGCGCAGCACCGGCGCTTGTGAGGCGGGAGCGCAGGGCGGAGACAGACGTTCAGCTCGGATCGAGGGTCATGCTGCGGAGATCCTCTCCCTGGTCAAGGCTACGCCTGACATGACGCTGGCCGAGATCGCTGACCATCTCCTCAAAGTCCACGGCGAGCGTTTCGTGCCGAGCGTGGTCTGGCGATTCTTCGATCGCCGCAACATCAC ACGTTCAAAAAAAACATCGCACGCCAGCGAGCAGGATCGGCCGGACGTGGCCGCTGAACGCGCGGCGTGGAAGGCATCTCAGCCTGAGATCGGCATCCATCGGTTGGTGTTTATCGACGAGACGGGAGCCTCGACCAAGATGGCGCGGCGCTATGGCCGCTCGCCGTACGGCCAGCGCTGTGTCGCAGCGCTCCCGCATGGTCATTGGAAGACGACGACCTTCGTCGGCGCGCTCAGAGCGACCGGCATGACTGCGCCGATGGTCCTTGACGGTCCCATGGATGGTCTGGCGTTCGAGGCTTACGTGACGCAAGTCCTCGTGCCGACACTCAGGCCCGGCGACATCGTGGTGATGGACAATCTCGCAGCACACAAGCGCGCCGAGGTCGGCATCGCAATCGATGCCGTGGGCGCCCAGCTCCTCTATTTGCCGCCTTATTCGCCCGACCTCAATCCGATCGAAATGGCCTTCGCCAAGCTCAAAGCCGCACTTCGAAAGGCCGCCGCCAGATCAATCGAGGCTTTGGACAACGCTATTGCCACCGCCCTGACCGCCTTCACCGCCCAAGAGTGCCTGAACTTCTTCGCCGCAGCCGGTTATGACCGTGTCTGA
- a CDS encoding tyrosine-type recombinase/integrase — translation MADLSPLRRRMIEDMTVRNLSPATQRSYISAVSKFSRYFGRSPDRLELEDVRAFQVHLVSTGISWPALNQIVCALRFFYGVTLGEALIPERIPYAREPRKLPVVLSADEVVQFLEAVSSLKSRAALTTAYAAGLRASEVAGLRIEDIDSARGVIQVRHGKGAKDRNVMLSPQLLGILRTYWRLARPRLYLFPGRDEDHPIDQTVLHAACRSAVKAAGLTKRVTLHTLRHSFATHLLENGTDIRIIQVLLGHNNLSSTARYTQVATDTIRATQSPLDRLSLEVTPPG, via the coding sequence ATGGCCGATTTGAGCCCTCTTCGCCGCCGCATGATCGAAGACATGACCGTCCGCAATCTGTCGCCGGCGACGCAAAGATCCTACATCAGCGCGGTTTCGAAGTTCAGCCGCTATTTTGGCCGATCGCCTGACCGGTTAGAGCTGGAAGACGTCCGCGCCTTCCAGGTGCATTTGGTCTCGACCGGCATCTCATGGCCGGCGCTGAACCAGATCGTCTGTGCGCTACGGTTTTTCTACGGCGTCACGCTCGGCGAGGCGCTCATCCCAGAGCGCATTCCCTATGCGCGAGAACCGCGCAAGCTGCCGGTCGTTCTCAGCGCCGACGAAGTGGTTCAGTTTCTTGAAGCGGTATCGAGCCTGAAGAGCCGCGCCGCGCTCACCACCGCCTATGCGGCCGGGCTCAGGGCCTCGGAGGTTGCGGGACTGCGGATCGAAGACATCGACAGCGCCCGCGGCGTCATCCAGGTGCGCCACGGCAAGGGCGCGAAGGATCGCAACGTGATGCTGTCGCCCCAGCTGCTGGGCATCCTGCGCACCTACTGGCGGCTCGCCCGGCCGCGGCTTTATCTGTTCCCTGGTCGTGACGAAGATCATCCGATCGATCAGACCGTGCTGCATGCCGCCTGCCGGTCGGCGGTGAAGGCTGCGGGCCTGACCAAGCGCGTCACGCTGCACACGCTGCGCCACAGCTTCGCGACACATCTTCTCGAGAACGGAACCGATATCCGGATCATCCAGGTCTTGCTCGGGCACAATAATTTGTCGTCGACAGCGCGCTACACGCAGGTCGCCACCGATACGATCCGAGCGACGCAGAGCCCGCTCGATCGCCTGTCGCTGGAGGTGACGCCACCTGGATGA
- a CDS encoding IS91 family transposase — MTRSDIRSNRPAIEIADILCRHGDAYRRVHAGHLGRVERRVMSAIVACRTEALGGHMQACDDCGTTRVAYNSCRNRHCPKCQGRARAAWLAARQADLLPVPYFHVVFTLPAPIAAIAFQNKAVVYAILFKAAAEAMTTLAANPRRLGGAIGGVAVLHTWGQTLMHHPHVHCVVPGGGLSPDGARWTACRPNFFLAVKPLSRLFRTLFLKRLSAAFNSGALRFFGDLGALAEPAAFAAHLDAMRRINWVVYAKRPFGGPAQVLAYLGRYTHRVAIANSRLVALDDDHVAFSWKDYRQNSATKIMNLKPDEFIRRFLLHTLPDGFHRIRHFGFMANRHRAAKLALCRELLDHERTAPNDGQPSPVDSEAQTRAEVPACPDCGGVMRIIERFRHSFRRPSPRTSPFRCDTS, encoded by the coding sequence ATGACCCGCTCCGACATCCGCTCCAACAGGCCCGCCATCGAGATTGCCGATATTCTGTGCCGGCATGGCGACGCCTATCGCCGTGTACATGCCGGTCATCTGGGGCGGGTCGAGCGGCGCGTGATGAGCGCGATCGTTGCGTGCCGGACCGAGGCGCTCGGCGGCCACATGCAGGCTTGCGACGACTGCGGCACGACACGCGTTGCCTATAATTCCTGCCGCAATCGGCACTGTCCGAAGTGTCAGGGGAGAGCCCGAGCCGCGTGGCTCGCCGCGCGTCAAGCCGACCTGCTTCCGGTTCCCTATTTCCACGTCGTCTTTACACTTCCCGCACCGATCGCCGCGATCGCTTTCCAGAACAAGGCCGTCGTCTATGCCATCCTGTTCAAGGCTGCCGCCGAGGCGATGACGACGCTCGCCGCCAATCCACGCCGGCTCGGCGGTGCGATCGGCGGCGTCGCCGTCCTCCACACCTGGGGACAGACGCTGATGCATCATCCCCACGTCCATTGCGTCGTTCCGGGTGGCGGCCTCTCGCCCGATGGCGCGCGCTGGACCGCTTGCCGACCGAACTTCTTCCTGGCCGTCAAACCGTTGTCCAGACTATTTCGCACACTTTTTCTCAAACGTCTGTCGGCAGCCTTCAACTCCGGTGCCTTGCGTTTCTTCGGCGATCTCGGAGCTCTGGCCGAGCCGGCTGCCTTTGCGGCCCACCTCGACGCCATGCGACGCATCAACTGGGTTGTTTACGCCAAGCGGCCCTTCGGCGGACCCGCACAGGTCCTGGCCTATCTCGGCCGCTACACCCATCGCGTCGCGATCGCCAACAGCCGGCTCGTCGCACTCGACGACGATCATGTCGCCTTCTCATGGAAGGACTATCGCCAAAACAGCGCGACAAAGATCATGAATCTCAAGCCCGATGAGTTCATTCGCCGTTTCCTGCTTCATACGCTGCCTGACGGCTTCCACCGCATCCGCCACTTCGGCTTCATGGCCAACCGCCATCGCGCTGCCAAGCTCGCCCTTTGCCGCGAACTTCTCGATCATGAGCGAACAGCCCCAAACGATGGCCAGCCGTCGCCTGTGGATTCGGAGGCTCAAACCCGGGCCGAGGTTCCTGCCTGTCCCGATTGTGGTGGCGTCATGCGCATCATTGAGCGCTTTCGACATAGCTTCAGACGCCCCAGCCCTCGAACATCACCGTTCCGATGCGACACATCGTGA
- a CDS encoding CpaD family pilus assembly lipoprotein, producing the protein MPLRHLCHLIAVAAALGGCANNASTHSGSAQQAIEVEQKNSVLVLQSLRGSERRRLHSFIAAASGGRRDALHIEVTGSPRLIAQVTHEARAMGVAPYNIRLSASPLDLPARFGVRIEAITYQVHPPVCPSLSIVGPAVDDNSFDPTLGCSTRSNLAAMVNDPLDLLDNRSVMPSNGDRAAGPVANYGTFTARNKSNGDDGANRAAPEAPAGGTRDIQPPR; encoded by the coding sequence ATGCCCCTACGACATTTGTGCCATTTGATCGCTGTTGCGGCAGCATTAGGCGGATGCGCAAACAATGCTTCGACCCATTCTGGATCGGCTCAACAAGCGATTGAGGTGGAGCAGAAGAACAGCGTGTTGGTCCTGCAGAGCCTTCGCGGCTCCGAAAGGCGCCGGCTGCACAGTTTCATTGCAGCTGCGAGTGGCGGCCGGCGGGATGCACTTCATATCGAGGTCACCGGCTCGCCCCGTCTCATCGCCCAGGTGACGCACGAGGCCCGTGCCATGGGCGTTGCCCCTTACAACATCCGCCTGTCGGCCTCCCCGCTCGATCTGCCTGCCCGTTTCGGGGTGAGGATCGAGGCAATCACCTATCAAGTCCATCCTCCTGTCTGTCCGTCGCTTTCCATCGTCGGGCCTGCAGTTGACGATAATTCGTTTGACCCGACGCTCGGCTGCTCGACCAGAAGCAATCTGGCAGCCATGGTCAACGATCCGCTCGATTTGCTGGACAATCGATCGGTTATGCCAAGCAATGGCGATCGTGCCGCCGGTCCCGTTGCGAACTACGGGACATTTACCGCGCGCAACAAGAGCAATGGCGACGATGGAGCCAACAGGGCAGCGCCGGAAGCCCCAGCGGGCGGAACGAGGGACATACAGCCGCCTCGATGA
- a CDS encoding type II and III secretion system protein family protein, which yields MKVINNAAGADKSPMVSTAPLFAGLPLLCYALCALAVLFPFAAAAQTKRDGKGEPPRAAPGSATGTLNLSSSQGKTVHLTAPAASIFVADPAIADYQAPSNTTIFVFGKKPGRTSLFALNDAGEALAEMRVVVTQPIEDLRATLRAEVGDYPIQVSYTPRGAILGGTAPNADVVETAKKVTEQFLGAGALVVNKIQVAGSLQVNLSVRVAEVSRSAVKDLNINLSASGQNGAFIVTGKSAGSGAAGGGGTVGIGFSAGSINLSAVLDALASEHLASILAEPNLTAMSGEAASFLAGGEFPIPVMQDNRQVSVQFRQFGVSLEFVPTVLSNNQINVRVKPEVSELSTEGEVKINGMAVPALSTRRASTVVELASGQSFAIGGLIRRNFNTDIGEFPWLGDVPILGALFRSSSFQKRETELVIVVTPYIVRPGSNPTRMSAPNDRIAPPSDAGRVLTNTLARPSRDRDGPRTSAPGLTGSAGFIIE from the coding sequence TTGAAGGTCATTAACAATGCTGCCGGCGCTGACAAGTCGCCGATGGTTTCCACGGCGCCGCTCTTTGCCGGTCTGCCGCTTCTCTGCTACGCCCTCTGCGCGCTCGCAGTGCTATTTCCATTTGCTGCCGCGGCTCAGACAAAGCGGGACGGCAAAGGAGAACCGCCGCGAGCTGCGCCTGGCAGCGCGACCGGCACCCTCAACCTGTCCTCCTCACAGGGCAAGACAGTTCATCTGACCGCTCCTGCGGCCAGCATCTTTGTTGCAGATCCGGCGATCGCCGATTACCAGGCCCCCTCAAACACGACGATCTTCGTGTTTGGTAAAAAGCCTGGGCGGACCAGCCTGTTTGCCTTGAACGACGCCGGCGAGGCCCTCGCCGAGATGCGTGTTGTGGTCACGCAGCCGATTGAGGATCTGCGTGCCACGCTGAGAGCCGAGGTCGGCGACTATCCGATTCAGGTCAGCTATACCCCGCGCGGAGCGATCCTTGGCGGGACCGCGCCCAATGCAGACGTCGTCGAGACCGCCAAGAAGGTGACCGAGCAGTTTCTCGGTGCGGGTGCGCTGGTCGTTAACAAGATCCAGGTCGCCGGCTCTTTGCAGGTGAATCTCAGCGTCCGCGTGGCGGAAGTCTCCCGCAGCGCCGTCAAGGATCTCAATATCAACCTCTCCGCCTCGGGCCAAAATGGCGCCTTCATTGTCACCGGAAAAAGTGCAGGTTCCGGCGCTGCGGGCGGCGGCGGCACGGTCGGTATCGGATTTAGCGCCGGCAGTATCAACCTGAGCGCTGTTCTCGACGCGCTCGCCAGCGAGCACCTCGCTTCAATCCTGGCTGAGCCCAACTTGACGGCGATGTCCGGGGAAGCTGCGAGCTTCCTGGCCGGCGGCGAATTTCCCATTCCGGTCATGCAGGATAACCGGCAGGTTTCGGTCCAATTCCGCCAGTTCGGCGTGAGCCTGGAGTTTGTCCCCACGGTCCTCAGCAACAACCAGATCAACGTGCGCGTGAAGCCCGAAGTCAGTGAATTGTCCACAGAAGGTGAAGTCAAAATCAATGGCATGGCCGTGCCCGCCCTCTCGACGCGGCGTGCCAGCACCGTTGTCGAGCTCGCCAGCGGTCAGAGCTTTGCAATCGGGGGGCTCATCCGGCGCAACTTCAACACTGACATCGGCGAGTTTCCTTGGCTCGGCGACGTGCCGATTCTTGGCGCGCTTTTTCGCTCCTCATCGTTTCAAAAGCGCGAAACCGAGCTCGTCATTGTCGTCACACCCTACATCGTTCGGCCGGGATCGAACCCGACTCGGATGAGTGCGCCGAACGATCGCATCGCGCCGCCCTCAGATGCGGGCCGCGTTCTGACGAACACGCTGGCACGGCCGTCCCGAGATCGCGATGGGCCCCGCACGAGCGCACCAGGGTTGACTGGCAGTGCCGGCTTTATCATCGAGTGA
- a CDS encoding response regulator yields the protein MRILLVDHHADFARAVKEALLGCGFAVDVTRTLDEAAAALDCASYHILLLESALPDGDGLNWLKQLRRDGCSMPTMMMSNLNDLARRIAIFNAGADDFLAKPVSIDELIARMRAILRRSTQMTAPVVTFGNLHFDPIGRQVSVSGRVLRIARREVCILEHLLSRAGRTVPRSSLEDSLYAFDDEVSTNALEVGIYRLRAHLSQAGATLRIKTARGVGYTLELVSAASAA from the coding sequence ATGCGAATTCTCTTGGTTGATCATCACGCGGACTTTGCCCGCGCTGTGAAGGAAGCGCTCCTCGGTTGCGGGTTCGCGGTTGACGTGACACGCACCCTGGATGAAGCGGCGGCAGCGCTGGATTGCGCCAGCTACCACATTCTCTTGCTCGAATCGGCTTTACCGGATGGAGACGGCTTGAACTGGCTGAAGCAATTGCGGCGCGACGGATGTTCAATGCCTACGATGATGATGAGCAACTTGAACGATCTCGCCCGGCGGATCGCGATCTTTAATGCGGGTGCGGATGATTTCCTGGCCAAGCCCGTCTCAATCGACGAACTCATCGCTCGCATGCGCGCTATACTGCGACGGTCAACGCAGATGACGGCGCCGGTCGTGACATTCGGCAACCTGCATTTCGACCCGATCGGAAGACAAGTCTCCGTCAGCGGCCGAGTACTGAGGATTGCGCGCCGGGAAGTGTGCATTCTTGAGCATCTGCTGAGCCGCGCCGGCCGCACCGTGCCTCGGTCGTCACTGGAGGATAGCCTGTATGCCTTCGACGACGAGGTCTCCACCAACGCGCTGGAAGTTGGGATCTATCGCTTGCGCGCGCATTTGAGCCAGGCGGGTGCAACCTTAAGAATCAAGACCGCGCGCGGCGTTGGTTACACCCTTGAGCTCGTTAGTGCGGCATCGGCCGCCTAA
- a CDS encoding VirK family protein: MQTGESVKLILDMSRCTVAEGGKAGSATQAGLVINAFRVTTRNGISFANADQTVDSSGHAVTEYIRHSLSREGKLTVRASKLIIGTTELVNQGEFVCELPDRAKFIW; the protein is encoded by the coding sequence TTGCAGACGGGCGAGAGTGTGAAGCTTATACTGGATATGAGCCGCTGTACCGTCGCCGAGGGTGGAAAGGCCGGATCGGCGACGCAGGCCGGTTTGGTCATCAATGCCTTCAGGGTGACCACCCGGAACGGCATCAGCTTCGCCAATGCGGACCAAACCGTGGACAGCTCCGGGCATGCCGTGACCGAATACATTCGTCACAGCCTCAGCCGCGAAGGTAAACTCACGGTGCGGGCCTCCAAGCTTATCATCGGGACGACCGAACTCGTGAACCAGGGCGAGTTTGTCTGCGAACTGCCTGATCGCGCGAAGTTCATCTGGTGA
- a CDS encoding radical SAM/SPASM domain-containing protein: protein MSEDKFAERQRPVSQAKHLGLQDLKRCLARVPAVIDIGFAGYSEPWLHPECTTMFEYAYKRGHGIRIFTTLVGMNRSDVRRLQMLQFKSFVVHVLDDGTYMNSRLVGKTYLNVLRRLVEANIPSIRYVVLGKVHPKLADIIPAKQLTRLRPLTSRRGRTDPSIIKPRRPLVGTLTCIGERQNRNVLLPNGDISLCGMDFERHHVLGNFLRDESEDLFETPIFREIIDRMNGMDGFLLCRRCEYAKPQSSGGMTGAGHAV, encoded by the coding sequence TTGTCCGAGGATAAGTTCGCAGAACGCCAACGCCCCGTGTCCCAAGCGAAGCACCTTGGTCTTCAGGATCTCAAGCGATGTCTGGCACGCGTACCAGCGGTTATCGATATCGGCTTTGCGGGTTACTCGGAGCCTTGGCTCCATCCGGAGTGCACGACGATGTTTGAGTATGCTTACAAACGCGGCCATGGCATCCGCATTTTCACGACCCTTGTCGGAATGAATAGGAGTGACGTTCGACGCTTGCAAATGCTGCAGTTCAAGAGCTTCGTCGTGCACGTCCTCGATGACGGCACTTACATGAACAGCCGCCTTGTCGGAAAGACCTATCTCAATGTCCTGCGGAGACTGGTCGAGGCGAACATTCCCTCAATTCGATACGTCGTTCTTGGCAAAGTCCATCCCAAACTCGCCGACATCATTCCCGCCAAACAGTTAACGCGCTTACGGCCGCTGACGAGCAGGCGAGGACGTACTGATCCGAGTATCATCAAACCACGGCGGCCTCTCGTCGGCACTCTAACTTGCATTGGCGAACGGCAAAATCGAAATGTCCTCCTCCCGAACGGCGACATTAGTCTGTGCGGCATGGATTTTGAGCGGCATCATGTCCTGGGCAATTTTCTGCGAGACGAATCCGAGGATCTCTTCGAAACACCGATATTTCGCGAAATCATCGATCGCATGAACGGAATGGACGGCTTTCTGCTTTGCAGGAGATGTGAATATGCCAAACCGCAATCGTCGGGAGGCATGACCGGTGCCGGTCACGCCGTTTGA
- the istB gene encoding IS21-like element helper ATPase IstB yields MTGIATSVDAARVELLLNELRLPGVKAIWPKLAAQSDKEGWPAARFLAALAEHEAADRTRRRIERHMVEARLPAGKTLATFDFESVPMLSKAQAMALAAGDAWLKAGANLLLFGPSGGGKTHLGTAIGLALVENGWRVLFARTTDLVQRLQVARRELALESAIAKLDRYDLLILDDITYVSKDQPETSVLFELIAARYERRSLLITANQPFGEWGRIFPDQAMTLAAIDRLVHHATILEMNVESYRRKVALDRRRGPGRPPVHTTPNELDGGQRQLSPDSAASSHLD; encoded by the coding sequence ATGACCGGTATCGCTACCTCCGTCGATGCCGCCCGTGTCGAGCTGCTTCTCAATGAGCTCCGCCTGCCGGGCGTCAAGGCGATCTGGCCGAAGCTCGCCGCACAGTCGGACAAGGAAGGGTGGCCTGCCGCCCGCTTCCTCGCCGCCCTTGCCGAGCACGAGGCGGCCGATCGCACCCGCCGTCGGATCGAGCGACACATGGTGGAAGCGCGTTTGCCCGCCGGCAAGACGCTCGCCACCTTCGACTTCGAAAGCGTGCCGATGCTATCAAAGGCACAGGCGATGGCGCTCGCCGCTGGCGACGCCTGGTTGAAGGCCGGCGCCAATTTGCTCTTGTTCGGTCCATCGGGCGGCGGCAAGACCCATCTCGGCACGGCGATCGGCCTGGCTCTCGTCGAGAACGGTTGGCGCGTTCTCTTCGCGCGCACCACCGATCTGGTGCAACGGCTGCAGGTCGCGCGGCGCGAGCTGGCGCTGGAGTCCGCGATCGCCAAACTCGATCGCTATGACCTCCTGATCCTCGACGACATCACATATGTGAGCAAGGATCAGCCGGAAACCAGTGTGCTGTTCGAGTTGATCGCCGCCCGCTACGAACGACGCTCGCTGCTGATCACGGCCAATCAGCCATTTGGCGAATGGGGGCGTATCTTCCCGGACCAGGCAATGACGTTGGCTGCCATCGATCGTTTGGTCCACCACGCCACGATCCTCGAGATGAACGTCGAAAGTTACCGTCGAAAAGTTGCCCTCGATCGCAGACGCGGTCCAGGCCGGCCGCCTGTTCACACTACCCCCAACGAACTCGACGGCGGCCAGCGTCAATTATCTCCTGACTCGGCCGCCTCGTCTCATCTTGATTGA
- a CDS encoding IS481 family transposase codes for MNVHKNAPLTPKGREAMVRGVVEGGLSQAVAADQFNTTPKTVAKWVKRFRAEGVDGLRDRSSRPHSSPSQTPPATRAAVETLRRRRHTGKQIAAEVAVSPATVSRILRRLGLSRLRDLEPAEPVRRYEREQPGELIHIDIKKLGRFVRPGHRITHDRQKGESRGAGHEFVHVAIDDTSRLAFSQIRRDQKKESAIAFLKETVTYYRSLGMKVTGIMTDNGSCYRAKAFARACRKLGLKHIFTRPYRPQTNGKAERFIQTALREWAYVRAYDTSDLRAKNLPIWLHHYNWHRPHGSLQAKPPISRLGLPMDDLLRFHS; via the coding sequence ATGAACGTCCACAAGAATGCGCCTTTGACGCCCAAAGGTCGAGAGGCGATGGTGCGGGGCGTGGTCGAGGGCGGGTTGAGCCAGGCCGTCGCGGCGGATCAGTTTAACACGACACCGAAAACGGTGGCCAAATGGGTCAAGCGGTTCCGCGCAGAAGGTGTCGATGGTTTGCGCGACCGCTCGTCGCGACCTCATTCATCGCCAAGCCAAACCCCGCCTGCCACGCGCGCCGCCGTCGAGACGTTGCGCCGGCGGCGCCACACCGGCAAGCAGATCGCAGCCGAGGTCGCGGTGTCGCCGGCCACTGTCAGCCGCATCCTTCGTCGCTTGGGATTAAGCCGGCTACGCGATCTGGAGCCTGCGGAGCCGGTGCGCCGGTATGAGCGCGAGCAGCCCGGCGAGCTCATCCATATCGACATTAAGAAGCTCGGCAGGTTCGTAAGACCAGGCCACCGCATCACCCACGATCGCCAGAAGGGCGAAAGCCGCGGCGCCGGCCACGAGTTCGTCCACGTAGCGATCGACGATACATCGCGCTTGGCCTTCTCCCAGATCCGGCGGGATCAAAAAAAGGAGAGTGCCATCGCCTTCCTCAAGGAGACTGTCACCTACTACCGCAGCCTCGGCATGAAGGTCACCGGCATCATGACCGACAACGGCTCCTGCTACCGCGCCAAGGCCTTCGCCAGAGCGTGCAGGAAGCTCGGCCTCAAGCACATCTTCACCAGACCCTACAGACCGCAAACCAACGGCAAGGCTGAACGCTTCATCCAGACCGCGCTCCGCGAGTGGGCCTACGTTCGCGCCTACGACACCTCAGACCTGCGGGCCAAAAACCTGCCAATCTGGCTTCATCACTACAACTGGCATCGCCCCCACGGTAGTCTGCAAGCCAAACCGCCCATCAGCCGCCTCGGCCTTCCGATGGACGACCTGTTGAGATTCCACAGCTAA
- a CDS encoding Dabb family protein, whose translation MIRHIAFFTANDQAGIDQIVEGLSVLTAIPYARRLGIARNRKSDQLGNEVDVVVYGEFDSEMDLAAYKTHDLYQEAIRCVRPLRNCGLPLTTNCQQMSISLERRG comes from the coding sequence ATGATTCGTCACATCGCCTTCTTCACCGCCAACGATCAAGCCGGTATCGACCAGATCGTCGAAGGTCTGTCAGTTCTCACCGCAATCCCGTATGCACGCCGGCTCGGGATTGCGCGCAACCGCAAGAGCGATCAACTCGGCAATGAAGTCGACGTCGTGGTGTACGGTGAGTTCGACAGCGAGATGGATCTCGCTGCGTACAAAACGCACGATTTGTATCAAGAAGCGATCCGGTGCGTCCGGCCACTTCGGAACTGCGGTTTGCCGCTGACTACGAACTGTCAGCAGATGTCTATTTCGCTGGAACGTCGGGGTTGA